In Camelina sativa cultivar DH55 chromosome 13, Cs, whole genome shotgun sequence, the genomic window AGAAAATGGTATTCATAGTGAGAGGTGAGATGCAGAGCATTAATGAGGACAGTTCTGTTCTGGAATTATCGGAAGGCGATGTTTGTGGTGAAGAACTCCTCACCTTGTGCACCAAACGCTCCGGTACATATATCCCATAATTTTGAACCTATTACATGttcataaatctcaaaattTTGGGTTATAAACTTAAAAGAATCATAAAAACTCAGATGACGACACTTAATATGTTTTGATGCATGCCTTCAGGTGGGACGACGATAAAGATGCCACCAAAGGGATTGGTAATTAGCAACAGAGATGTTACGTGTATCACAAACGTGGAGGCGTTTTGGCTGAGTGTAGCAGATATTGAAGATCTTGCGAGCTTGTTCTCGAGATTCCCAAGGAGCCATAGAGTCCAAAGAGCCATGAGGAACGATTCTCCCTATTGGAGGCTACGCCAGATTCAAGTGGCTAGGAGAAACCGAAGGAGACAACTTCAGAGAGGATACACTGCTTAGTCTAGCTAGTTACAGCCGTTggatttttgtataataaaataagatgTTTCACTTgaattcaaaaattatttttcgtAAAAATGTGAATTAATGTCGTAAACCATCTCCAATGGGTAAAATGTGAACTAGtgtaagaccatctccaattgTCAAATGTGGTATATGGCACGGAGAAAGTACAGGCAAGTCtccataaatattttaaagaagttGCTCTAATTAATGGAGCAAAAGTTTATTGTGAACGATGCTATAAACATTAAGGTATGTAGATTTAGCTAATTATAACACCAAGTTTTGCCGCATGATTATCTCTGCATTTCTTGCCATCGCTTGTTTAATGGAACTTTTGAGTTCCTATTCCACATACACTGGTGGATAATTTGTCCAAGGAGGTGGGTTCACCTCTGATTGTTGTATTGTAAGAGTGATTCATGTAGGTATGACCAGGCCAGGCTCAATCAAGGGCATGACCCGgtgcaataacaacaacaaaaaaatcctaTTTTTTACCAAACAATAGACCAAAAAAAGGAACTCATCTTGCATCACCATTATTTGGGcctatttatttgtttcttaattttgggccttaaaataaaacttacaaatataattttagaCCCTTTTAGATATATATCTCTATAGAATTTCagcataattaaatatttttatatgtaaatcttataaaaattgGATATTAAATTATGGGTCCTTGTGCAAATACACATGTTGCACTTGCCAATGAAAAGAGGAGAAATGTCATCtttcacaagaaaaataaagatccAGCCAGAGTcagagagaggtttaaaaagcATATCAAATTAAGAAGTCCAAAGGCTAATCAAGTTTGGAGACTCGAAAAAGCTTGGTAGCTCAAATTACTCATGTTCCTTGGATGGCCTGGAGATCCTCTTACGTTTACCACCCGATATAGTTTCTTCCATTATTTTTGGGGCTGTGAAAGTGAAATCTTCAAGCCGTGTATCCTTGAAATCCGGATTTGCATCGATGAAGACTGCAAGTTCATTGAGAGTCCTCATCCTCTTCCCTGCCGGAGTGACATAGTACACATCCACTCTCGAGTTGTCCTTCCTCAAAACTATCTTCCTTTCAAACCCTGTTGGTGTCTTTGCCACGCCAGGCTTGTCCCCGACCCATATTCTAGTGGAGTCATATTCTAGCTCTGCATCATCAAGACATGATACATCTTCAATCGTCTGGCacacaaactcttcttcttttactctcaTTCTAATCTCCTCAAATGCTTCCCGAGTATGAATTTTTCTCCATTTGAAGCACTTTCCACACTGTACAGCAAACGTATCAATCAACCCCTTAGGAGTACCAGATCTTGTCTGCACAAGAAATTTTGAATCTCAGTCAAGAAGGGCATTTGTGTAACTAATCCAACATTAATGTTGATTACATATAATTAACTTAATCAATCAGCCAAGATCTGgcacatccaaaaaaaaaatgttttataccTTTTAAGTCTACATCAAATGATTCACTAATAAGGTCTTAATCCACCTACCCAAGTATATAGTTCACaagatttttatatttgaaacgGAATTGCTTGAAACCACATTAGACGAGGAACATAGTTTTAGAACACTGAAATCCACAAGTGGTGACAGAGAAAAAAACCACAGAGTAATGTGTAGTAGAGTAGTGTGGTTATTTTACCTTGGTAGTGGTTGATTGATTGGGTCTCCCCTGCTCGTCGTCCATCCTCACTTCTTTAGTTTTTTCGATAAAGCATATAGATATGAGATTGAAAGTGGCTTGATGAGGAATGATAATAGCCAGCCACACACTTgctttaagtttttattttcgtttaacTGTAATAGGTTGTGTCGTTATAGTGTGACAGACCACTCTACGCTTAACACGTTTGTTAGCCGCAAATGGGCTGAAAACAGTATAAATGATATAATAAATGGGCTGAAAACAGTGTACACACTGAAAGCAGTATGCACAATATAATAAATGGGCTGAAAATAGTATAAACGGTAGAATAAATGGATCGTGGCTCATGCCAATGATATTTATTAGAGAATATATCACTTTTTCACACTTTTACAAAATCTAATGACACATACACAACTTATTTTGTAATGCCCCAAACACTTTCTTGGTACATGCATAGCTTTTTGGTTCTTACATgaatacattgtttttttttggttttagcgATCACCTGGAAGGACAAAGGATGGATCTCATATTAAGTTTGATAATGCCTCACCTTAAAACTATTTCCAAACAGTTTATTTACTTCTAATTTAGCTTTGTTTGTCTCTATGGTTGACGGCTTTAGTGTAAAAAGAGCGATGTTTAAAAGGCCAGTAAACAAAATGTTCATtgaatcccctatatattaaaagagaagcattttttaaaaaaagctgACTTGTCGTCGCCAAAGAGTTTTGTGCCCAATTTGTTATTTCCccttaatattctataatattacaCAAAACAGTCATTGctgttcaatttatttatttatttatttttacacaaaaaatggggattattcaatttatttatatacacaatattatgtttctataaattctaaaattggtaaatattattcaaatattaataaatattatcccctacatgttttcaaaattattttcaaaacctatgtattataatagaataaaaaattataacatgagatgtaaaaaatatttatttaaattatattttcaaaaatataaataatattatttcttattgtttaaaatgttttgaccaaaaaattttgaaattaattttgaataacaaatattggaaaatctttaaaagaCAATTTGACggcatcttaaatttattttaaagtataaaatatttaaacttatgcaaatcctaattttcagttttccatATAGAAAATTTCTGATATATAAGACTAACGTATATTAAAGATTccttaatttcaaatttaacatattaagaaaatttgcgcgggataaatcgatttaaagaaaattattataagtaaaattattattctagaaccaatatttgtttgtgtcaaacataatcTGTAGctgaagttttttatttatttattcaaagctgtgttttttcgtgtaaaaatgtttcacccgtgaaatctttAATGTGTaaaagaatacatttcacccgtAGAATTATGTGAAAGTGGtaaagaaaacatttataaaatgttacaatttatggaaatatatatttttgtgggttttaaaaatcaaattttatatttatggttaatcgagtaactataccaatttttcataatctaataatcactcattttaaatatattatgatttttttgggtactaagtttatttataatgataagggttattgtctcattccttaTTAATAGCACGTAGATTAATGTAGAATTAGAATGTATATTCTtattcggttatcaatattttcatttttgaatgaataatcacactaaatgttgagattaattagtttacatacttagatatatataaataatcacacatcatgatatcccctaatttgttgtcatttttatatttatttatgaatatatataaatctatatttattgggaattaagtttcctttaatgagttggagataattcaggggtaatatatttttctttttataatcaattataataactactgaaagcttgttatttaaattattatggtaataatactaacataaaaataatattttttatatgattttgttaataagttatatgttctttatttttattaacattatatgtttttatagcctttttaagttatttcttaaaaataatataactttgacttgtatatttgtaagtaaatttagtgaaattttaacttaaaatagtatgtaattatttaattagttttaatatgtgatatttaaatttttgtgaaaattgatgacatatctaatattattcagttaattgttttaatttaaatataatggcatgttgatgtaattaaatagaaaatttaacgGTTTTTTGCTAAATGTGTCTCGAGCTATCTGGCggtgacacatcagctttttcaaaagagtgtttctctattaatattttcaaaaatataaataatattatttcttattttttaaaatgttttgaccaaaaaaattgaaattaattttgaataacagatattggaaaatctttaaaagaCAATTTGACGgaatcttaaatttattttaaagtataaaatatttaaacttatgcaaatcctaattttcagttttccGTATAgaaaatttcttatatataatagtatattaaagattccttaatttcaaatttaacatattaaaaatataaaatattatatattttaatattatttcttaaagatTTCGATGAATGGGTTTTTATagatgaaaaaatattataccccTTATGGAGTATGGCTATCGGGACGGATTTGACCCGCTTAAGAATTTAGGTCATTCGTTTTgagaagttttaatatttttcatggCTTTTATCCGTTTCATAATCTACAAATTTTATACAATTCTGATTAATCACTAATTCAGTAAACGTTAGATTCAGatatgttgttttgtgaatctGAATTGTATGTTGAAacctttattatttcaaaaaccacaaactgaatgaaaccaaactaatataagtttgaactgtaaatgatttaacaaataattatatctataaatataactctatgtgtacataatatattacaaaccttatagtaaacatagtttttgaaatcaatcgtCCGTACCTAGCACTATATTAAGAACAATCACTTTATTAAAGTCTCACAGATGTACCTAAACACATTGACCAACAAAATCTATGTTGTCACAATTTGCTGGATATGCTTAGATGGTTATTaaaatgtttggaaaaaaaataaaataaattttatttgttcaagTTTAAAGACAAAACCAGTTAGTGTTATCGACTATCCAAATCAACAGTCACGATTAATGTAGTTTCAATCTTACGGTGATATTATGAAGCTATACTTACTTGCATTATATCAGAAAACAcacaataaaactttttaagtcTACATCAACTGATTCACTAATAAACACTGAATGAAGTCTTAATTCACCTACCcaaatatatagtttacaagatttttattttcgaAACATAATTGCTTGAAACCATATTAGACGAGGAACATATTTTTAGAGCACTGAAATCCACAAGTGACAGATAAAAAGggtttctttgaattttagtacgtttacaaaacataattagaaaatacCACCGAGTAATGTGTAGTAGAGTAGTATGGTTACTTTACTTTAGTAACGACCGAGTAATGTGTAGTATAGTAGTGTGGTTATTTTACTTTGGTAACCACCGAGTAATGTGTAGCAGAGTAGTGGGGTTATTTTACTTTGGTAGTAGTTGATTGATTCGGTCTCCGCTGCTCATCGTCTATTTTcacttctttagttttttttttttatgaagcaTATAAATATGAGATCAAAGATAGCTTGATGATGGATGATAACAGCCGGCCACACACTTGCTTTGAGTTTTTTCCGTGTAACAATAACATGTTGTATTGTTGCAGTGTGACAGACTATTCTACGTTTAACACGTTTGTTAACCGTAAATAGGCTGAAAACAGTATAAGCGATATAATATATGGGCTGTGGGTCATGCCAATAATATTTATTAGAGAATTTAGCACTTAAAtcatttttacaaaatcaaatacaacatACACAACTTTTTGTGTAATGACCCAAACACTTTCTACCTATATTCCAAACACTTTCCTATTTAATTTCAtcttattttgtattataaatattcaatattgaaataattaaaaacaattttgacATCACACTCTCTATCGTTGTGTCCAAATTTTAATGCCTCATCAGAGACAAATTTATATGGATTAATTACAAACAAACTAACGATGGATCTCATACTTAATTTGATGATGTCTCACACATGGACCATGTAAATATATGTAGTCACAATTTGGCGGATATGTTTACatgtttgtcaaaaaatttggaaaaaaataaaacaaaattatgtttaggtaaagaataataaaataaggtgTATTTGTTgaagttataatttataactagattaggacccgcggggcaaaattatttataactaaaatatttaaattacaagatgtatttgttggttaaatatgttataattatataataattgttaaataaaccatatagaaccgcaatataatttatttttttacataatatttatttaatcaatttaatttatttaatcaatttaattagatatatctaCTCTTTGATActgacagtgttaacaaaataatgaaatgatgtttagCCGTataacaccgaattaatgatattttttaatttatataaatatcaataaaacccgtcccgctatataactccgtcccgagatattttaactcacactatatcatctcaatttttaatatttattgtgtatctacggtataatatttatcatatttaactttttaaaatttttttatatttaaccttttaaaaatctttaaaataaataaccgaaataaatcaaataaaagtttttgaagtttgaatgcctgataatcaaggtttctactcatttgtattcataatcattttgatttcttttctagtatgactctaaaccattgcccaatttttttagatgatgtgggatattgtaaccgtattttttattaattcatctattgagtaatatatgtccgtttttaaaattttgtattacaatttttatcagctaaatgtattatagaataatttaaatataaattcaaataaaaaggaaagaaatcatatatttatgtttgaacgAGGTaaaaagattttcttattttttaaaatcttatctaTAATTAactttgaagttttggtaactaatatcaaaatcaatgcattaaatgtaaaaaatttccaaaaaaataatttttgagcaaaaaattctacaaaaattctttagtttttgttaatttatgtcAAACTTTGAGTCTTTGATCACAATCTTATTATCCATTTTGTCCTATACACGTACGGTTACCAAAGATTGAAACCGGTTATAAGAAAAACCGGTTGTCAAAATCAACACGTACATCAGAAAACACCTAATAAAACCCAGTACGGTTAGCCTTACCGGTTGTCAAAATCAACGGTGAGGATCAATGTAGTTTTAATCGTACGCTTTAAACTATGAAGCTGTACTGAATTACAGTACATCAGAAAACACCTAATAAAACCCAGTTCTCTTCTTCTACCTTTTGATTTTcgaaaaagcaaaacttttcTGATTCTCTCGGAATCACTCTTCTTCACTCCGTCGCTCTCTCTCCGTTCACTTGCAATCATGGTGTCAGAGATGAAGAAGTCTCCAACGGTTAAAGTCTCCAATGTTCCTCAAACCATAGTCGCCGACGAACTCCTCCGCTTCCTCGAGCTTCACCTCGGCGAAGACACAGTGTTCGCTCTCGAAATCCCAACAACTCGCGAGAATTGGAAGCCACGGGACTTCGCTCGAGTACAATTCAGTACCCTCGAAGTCAAATCTCGAGCCCAGCTTCTCTCTTCACAAAGCAAGCTCCTTTTCAAAACCCATAACCTAAGACTCTCCGAAGCTTACGATGACATCATACCTCGCCCTGTAGATCCACGGAGAAGGCTAGAAGACGTCGTTTTGACTGTTG contains:
- the LOC104737109 gene encoding methyl-CpG-binding domain-containing protein 1-like, which produces MDDEQGRPNQSTTTKTRSGTPKGLIDTFAVQCGKCFKWRKIHTREAFEEIRMRVKEEEFVCQTIEDVSCLDDAELEYDSTRIWVGDKPGVAKTPTGFERKIVLRKDNSRVDVYYVTPAGKRMRTLNELAVFIDANPDFKDTRLEDFTFTAPKIMEETISGGKRKRISRPSKEHE